The genomic window TAGACTTCTAAGAATGCCAGATGGCAGCATTACAGTAATTATTCAAGGGAAATGTCGTTTCAAGGTTAATCGTGTTATACAATATAAACCATATATAAAAGTAGAATATATAATTTTAAACGAGAATATTCCAACTGACAAGGATGAAGAATATAATGCTTTAATAGAAGCTATCAAAGATTTGTCTATAAAAGTAGTTCAAGAAAATCCTAATCTTCCTTCTGAAATAGGATTTGCCCTAAAGAATATAGAAAATAACTATTTTTTGGTTAATTTTATATCGACAAACATGAATTTATCTATCAAAGATAAGCAAAGCTTACTTGAACAGAACAATATGAAAAATAGAGCAATGGAAGCTTTTCGTTTTTTAACTATTGAGTATCAGCAAATTAGGCTAAAAAATGATATACAATATCGTGTGCGTAACAATATAGATCAACAACAACGTGAGTTGTTCTTGCAACAACAAATAAAAGTTATTCAAGAAGAGCTTGGAGAGTTCTCGGTCGATAAGGAAATTGAAAATATTCGGGAAATGGGGGAAAAAAAAAATTGGACTAAAGAAGCTCAAGAAAAATTTGAACGCGAATTAGTTAAAATACAACGCACTAGTCCTCATTTGCCAGAATACCCTTCATTGATAAATTACCTTGAAATAATGCTTGATTTGCCCTGGAAAATATATTCTAAGGATAATTTCGACCTTAAACATGCTAAAAAAATTCTAGATCGAGATCATTATGGTCTAGAAAAAGTAAAAGAACGAATTATTGAATATCTTTCCGTTTTAAAGCTTAAAGGGGATATGCGATCTCCTATTTTATGTTTTTATGGGCCTCCAGGAGTTGGAAAGACTTCTTTAGGAAGATCTATAGCATCAGCCGTAAATAGAAAATATGTGAGAATATCTTTAGGTGGAATATATGATGAATCTGAAATACGAGGGCATAGAAGAACTTATATTGGGGCTATGCCTGGAAGATTGATTCAGGGAATGATAAAATCAGGAACATCAAATCCTGTTTTCATCCTTGATGAGATTGATAAAATCTCAATTGGCTTACACGGAGATGTTTCTGCTGCACTTTTGGAAGTTCTAGATCCAGAACAAAATGTGCATTTTTATGATAATTATCTTGATATAAGTTATGATTTATCCAAGGTAATGTTTATCGCTACCTCCAATTCAATTTCTTCAATAAAGCCAGCTCTTTTAGATCGTTTAGAACTCCTTGAGATAAATGGTTATACAGTTGAGGAAAAAATTCAAATAGTAAAAAAACATATATTACCTATACAATTAGAAAAAAACGGTCTTAATATAGGGGACTTGAAAGTCAATTCTAAAAATCTTGAAAAGATTATATTAGGGTATACATCTGAATCAGGAATACGAAGTCTTGAAAAAAAGATTTCTAAATTAACTCGGTCTTCGGCAAGACAAAAAGCAATGAATAAAAAATATGTTAAACGTTTGAATTTTGATAAAATTGAAGAGATACTAGGAACTCCTTACCCTTTCCTTAATTACGAAGGAAATAATATTCCTGGAGTTGTCATTGGATTAGCTTGGACTCCATATGGAGGAGAGATTTTATCTATCGAGTCAATTCTTGCAAAAGGTAACGGAAAATTGAATCTTACTGGCAACTTAGGTTGGGTGATGAAAGAATCTGCGTATATTGCCTGGCAATACGCGAAAGCTTATAATGAGGATTTTGGAATTGATCCAGAAATGTTTGAAACGTACAATGTACATTTGCATGTACCAGGTGGATCTGTACCTAAAGATGGCCCTTCTGCAGGAGTAGCAATTCTTTGCTCTTTAATATCTGTTTACACTGGAAAAAAGGTTAAATCTCATTTAGCTATGACTGGGGAAATAACACTTAGAGGCAAAGTACTCGCTGTTGGAGGAATCCCAGAAAAGATTTTAGCAGCTAAGAGAGCTGAGATTCATGAAATAATTCTTCCAAAAGAAAATAAAAAAAGCGTGGATAATATTAAGTCAAAAGAGGTACTCGGAATTTTTTTTAATTATGTTTCTAACATGAAAGAAGTAATTGAACTAGCTTTAGAGAGATAAGGAGAGATGGCAGAGTGGTCTATTGCTACAGTCTTGAAAACCGTTGAGGTTTATTCCTCCGAGGGTTCGAATCCCTCTCTCTCCGCTCAAATGAAAGTTTTTGGATTAATTGGAAGAAATATTCATTATTCTTTTTCAAAGAAATATTTTTCAGAAAAATTTATTAAAAAAAATATCAGAAATTCTAGTTATAAACTTTTTTATATCGAAAATATTAATAAACTAAAAGAGTTTCTTCGAATAAAAAAAAGAGATATCTCTGGATTGAACGTTACTATCCCTTATAAGCAAAATATTATCCATTTTATTGATGATATTAGTACGGATGCCAGTAATGTTGGAGCAGTTAATACTATTGAAATAATGCAAAAAGGGTATATTGGATCCAATACAGATATTTTTGGATTCGAATTTTCTTTCAAAAAACATATAAAATTTAATCATAAAAAAGCCTTTATATTAGGTACAGGTGGAGCTTCTAAAGCTGTAATTTTTGTCCTAAAAAAATTAGGAATCGATTTTCGATGTGTTTCTAGAAATGAATATAAAAATTATACTTACGAAGAAATAACAAAATACGTTTTAAAAGATTTTAAAGTAATTATTAATTGTACACCAGTTGGTACTTATCCAATCATAAATGATTGTCCAAAAATTCCATATTGGGAAATATACCAAAAACATTATCTATATGATATGGTATACA from Blattabacteriaceae bacterium includes these protein-coding regions:
- the lon gene encoding endopeptidase La: MMLTEETEFIPLIVQEEEDTFPREEIPDQLCILPIRNIVLFPGVGAPITAGRNMSLQLLQDSYNSNNKIIGVLTQKDFRVENPSEKDLYTIGTVAKILRLLRMPDGSITVIIQGKCRFKVNRVIQYKPYIKVEYIILNENIPTDKDEEYNALIEAIKDLSIKVVQENPNLPSEIGFALKNIENNYFLVNFISTNMNLSIKDKQSLLEQNNMKNRAMEAFRFLTIEYQQIRLKNDIQYRVRNNIDQQQRELFLQQQIKVIQEELGEFSVDKEIENIREMGEKKNWTKEAQEKFERELVKIQRTSPHLPEYPSLINYLEIMLDLPWKIYSKDNFDLKHAKKILDRDHYGLEKVKERIIEYLSVLKLKGDMRSPILCFYGPPGVGKTSLGRSIASAVNRKYVRISLGGIYDESEIRGHRRTYIGAMPGRLIQGMIKSGTSNPVFILDEIDKISIGLHGDVSAALLEVLDPEQNVHFYDNYLDISYDLSKVMFIATSNSISSIKPALLDRLELLEINGYTVEEKIQIVKKHILPIQLEKNGLNIGDLKVNSKNLEKIILGYTSESGIRSLEKKISKLTRSSARQKAMNKKYVKRLNFDKIEEILGTPYPFLNYEGNNIPGVVIGLAWTPYGGEILSIESILAKGNGKLNLTGNLGWVMKESAYIAWQYAKAYNEDFGIDPEMFETYNVHLHVPGGSVPKDGPSAGVAILCSLISVYTGKKVKSHLAMTGEITLRGKVLAVGGIPEKILAAKRAEIHEIILPKENKKSVDNIKSKEVLGIFFNYVSNMKEVIELALER
- the aroE gene encoding shikimate dehydrogenase (AroE; catalyzes the conversion of shikimate to 3-dehydroshikimate), yielding MKVFGLIGRNIHYSFSKKYFSEKFIKKNIRNSSYKLFYIENINKLKEFLRIKKRDISGLNVTIPYKQNIIHFIDDISTDASNVGAVNTIEIMQKGYIGSNTDIFGFEFSFKKHIKFNHKKAFILGTGGASKAVIFVLKKLGIDFRCVSRNEYKNYTYEEITKYVLKDFKVIINCTPVGTYPIINDCPKIPYWEIYQKHYLYDMVYNPIESRLLREGCKMGCFTKNGFEMLQLQADKAWSLWNRK